Within Burkholderiales bacterium, the genomic segment TGCAGCGCGCCGAAGGTGATGATTTTGGCGAAATAGCGCGGCGCGGCCACGATGTAGGGAAAAACGATGGCGAACTGGTTATAGCTGCTGGTGTACCAATTCAGCCGTTTCGTACGTTTCATGATGCTCCAAAAATTATTGACTACGTAACGGAAACGGTCGATAAAAAATCGGTGTTCGCGTTTTTCGCCGCCATAAAGCGCGACACTTTCAGCGTTCTCGCGCAGGCGCATCATGCTAAAGCGGAAATCAGCCTCGAAACGCTGCTGGGCGAAATTGAGTTGCACCAGCGGCCGTCCAATCCGGAAGGCCAACCAGGTACCGCCCACGGCATAAATCAACGCGAACCAGACCATATAGCCCGGTATTTCCACCTCCCCGAATTTCCCCAACGGAAGCATCACGGCGCCCGATAACGTCCATAGGATGCCGAGAAAGGACACAAGCGTAATACCCGCGTTAAGAAATCCATTGGTGCCGACAACAAGCCCGAGCGTCTGGCCGGTGAAGCGATCGAGATCGTCGGAGATACGCTGATCCGGATTGTCGGTGCCGCTGTTCAGCAACTGCAAACGATAATAAGCACGTTCATCGAGCCAGGTATCGAGAAAACGTCGTGTAAGCCAACGTCGCCAGCGGATTTGCAGCATCTGCTGCAAGTAGACCTGATAGACCAGGATAGCGATCGCTACGGCCGCCAGGCCACCGAAGATAAGGAATTGATGCTTGAAGGCAGAATAATTTAGTTGCTGGATCGAATTGAAGAAATCGCGGAACCAAAAGTTGAAGCGCACGTTAATGAGAACGGAAACGATGTTGAGCGCAACGACCGCGGTAAGCAGGCCCCAGGCCCTCCATTTGTCGTCTGACGACCAATAAGGCTTCGCCAGTTGCCATGCGGCGCGCAGGGAGCTTCGATTCTCATCGCTCATCGTGGGGCCATCTAATATTTACGAAACTGGGCTATATTGCGAAGATCTTGTCACGGCTTCGGCCGCACGTTTCAATCGCAGCGGGACCGACTAAACTACTATTAAGACCACGTCGGTCAGGCGTTGTTGCAAAATAGAGTGGCGGACTTTCGCGAGCGATTCTCAATTCAAGGGACGACGTGGTTGAGGGTGGGCCTAGCGCGCCCGAACCTCTAGGCGAGCGTCATAGGAAGCTTTTTGCACTTAAGCGCGAGCCACGTGACCGGCGTACCTCTGCGGTC encodes:
- a CDS encoding ABC transporter ATP-binding protein/permease, which translates into the protein MSDENRSSLRAAWQLAKPYWSSDDKWRAWGLLTAVVALNIVSVLINVRFNFWFRDFFNSIQQLNYSAFKHQFLIFGGLAAVAIAILVYQVYLQQMLQIRWRRWLTRRFLDTWLDERAYYRLQLLNSGTDNPDQRISDDLDRFTGQTLGLVVGTNGFLNAGITLVSFLGILWTLSGAVMLPLGKFGEVEIPGYMVWFALIYAVGGTWLAFRIGRPLVQLNFAQQRFEADFRFSMMRLRENAESVALYGGEKREHRFFIDRFRYVVNNFWSIMKRTKRLNWYTSSYNQFAIVFPYIVAAPRYFAKIITFGALQQTADAFAQVQLSLSFIVNSYTAIAQWQSVVQRLGNFDARARSIAAEARAPQRISIERAGNGISITALNLELPDGTVLQRDIHFEATPGEWLLITAPAGSGKSTLLRAMAGIWPFGSGVIRIGEGKTLFLSQRPYIPLGTLRGALLYPNEDENVSKECLAAVLTQVGLGGFARDCETPDNWAQRLSPGEQQRLAFARILLSKPAFIFMDEATSSIDEAGEAELYALLRKAPWKPTVISTGHRTSLSQFHDRVLPMKNLARVTVGQLSMTRLGVEET